TAATGATGATGCTCAAAATAGAATGAAAAAAGAGGAGCAAAGACTTGGAATAAAAGGGGAATTTATAGGGAAAATAGGAGAAAAACCTATTTTAAAATTAGAAGCTTTAAATAATCAAGGAATAAAAGTAGAAGTAGAGGTAATAGGAGAAAAAGAAGTAGAAAAAGCTAGTAAAAAAGCTTTAACTTGTGAAGATATAGAAAGTAAAATTTCTGAAATGGGAGATAGTACTTTCATATTAGAAAATTTTTCTTGTAATATAGATGCTGAGATATTTATTCCTCTTTCTGTATTAAAATCTTTAAAAAGAGAGGGAACTGAAAAATTAGAAGAAAAATTGATAGAAAGTTATAGAAGAAAGGCTCCAGAAAGATTCTCTCTTTCTTCAGAAAAAGAAGATATTAGAGAGATTGAACTTGTAGCTATAGTTTCAAATCTTACTCAAGAAAATACAGTTAAAAAATATGGAATAGAAAAAATTTATAAAAGAGGAATAGATATAGCTAAAGAAGGAAGTTTAAATAATCAAGATCTAAATAGTAAACTTGCTTGTAATCTTTATCAAATGTTAGAAAATAATAATGAAAAAGTAATGTTAAACTGGAATCTAAATATTACAAATAGATATACAATAGAGGTCTTAGCAGAAACTAATAAAGTAGAGAGTGTTATAATTTCTCCAGAATTAAGTTTTGAAAAAATAAAAGAGATTGGAAAAACATCAGTAAAGAAAGCTATATTAGGATATTCAAAATTAAAGGGAATGTATATAGAGTTACCACTTTTTAATAAAGATGAGGAAATTTTAAAAAATGAAGAGGGAGACACTTTCTTAGCAGTAAAAAATGAAGTTGGAAATACAGAGATTTATTTAGAGAAACCTCTTAATATCTTAAATGATATAAAAAAATTAAATGATTTAATGATAGATCAAGTAGTTTTAGAATTTACAACAGAAACAAAAGAAGAGGTTGAAAAAGTACTAGAGGATATGAAAAATAGAAAGGGATTCTATAAAGCATATAACTATGAGAGAGGAGTATATTAATATGGATAAAAAATTAGTAAGAAATTTAGGAACATGGTTTGGACTTGGAGATATGCCAAAAGCTCCTGGAACTTTTGGAACTTTAGGTGGAATACCTTTATTTATATTACTATCTTTTATTAGAAGTTTTTTTCCAAATAATATGATTTATAACTCTTTTTATTTTATGTTTCTTATGACTTTCTTTGCACTATCTGTATATGTTTGTGATGTTTGCGAAAGGGAAATTTTTAAAAAAGAGGATCCACAAAATGTTGTTATAGATGAAGTTTTAGGATATTTAACAACACTTTTCCTTGTTAATCCAGTTGGAATTTATCAAAATGCTATGGCTATGGGAATAGCATTTGTAATTTTTAGATTTTTAGATATTACAAAACTTGGACCCATAGATAGAGCTCAAGATTTAGAGAAGGGTGTAGGAGTAGTATTAGATGATTTCTTAGCTGGAGTGATTGGGAATTTTATAATGGTTTGTATTTGGACTATTTTCTTTTAGGGGGAAAGTTATATGAAAGTAGCAGTTATACTAGTAGGAACAGAATTATTAAATGGTGGAATGTTAGATACTAATAGTATCTATATAGCTCAAGAATTAAATAAGTATGGAATGGAAATGGAATTTAAAATCACCGTGAGAGATTTTAAAGATGAAATATATAGAGCTATAGATTATTGTAAAAAAAATGTAGATTTGATAATTATGTCTGGAGGATTAGGGCCAACAATAGATGATATAACAAAAGATGTGATAGCAGATTATGTCAAAAAACCTTTAATTGTAGATCCTGAAGAATTAGAAGAGTTAAAGGAAAAATTTAAAAGAGGAGGTTATACTTTTACTAATATCAATAAAAAAGAAGTAGAAAAACCCCAAGGAGCTATAACGTTTAAAAATGATGTGGGAATGGCACCTGCTGTTTATATAGATGATATTGTTGCTTTTCCAGGAGTACCAAAAGAGTTATATAATATGTTACCTAAATTCTTAAATTGGTATGCAAAAGAAAAAAATCTTCTTGATGATGAGATATATATAAAAGATTTAATAACTTATGGTATAGCAGAATCTCTTTTAGATGAAGCTGTGAGAGAATTTTTTACTGAAGATGGAATCTATTATGAATTTTTAGTAAAAGATTATGGAGTTTTAATTAGACTTCAAAGTAAAATGAGTGAAAAAAATAAAGTGGAAAAAATTATAAAAAAGATATATAATAAAATAGGCGAGTTTATTTTTGGAGAAGACAATGATAGATTAGAGAAAAAAGTTGTAGAATTAATTAAAGAGAAAAATTTAACTATTTCTACAGCAGAATCTTGTACAGGTGGAATGTTAGCTAGTAAATTAATAGATGTATCTGGAGTTTCAGAAAATTTTTATGAAGGTATAGTTTCTTATAGTAATGAAGCTAAAATGAAAAGATTAGGAGTAAGTAAAGAAACTTTGGAAAAGTATGGAGCTGTGAGTGAAGAGACAGCTAGAGAGATGTTAATGGGACTTCATACAGATATAGGTCTTGCAACTACTGGAATTGCAGGTCCTAATGGAGGAACAGAAGAAAAACCAGTTGGTCTTGTATATATGGGAATAAAAATAAAAAATAAAATTTATATAGAAAAGAAAATTTTTAAAGGTGATAGGAATAAAGTAAGGGAAAGAACAGTATCCCATACTCTTTTCAAGTTGATAAAAATTTTAAATGAGGATGTGTGATAGATGAGCAGTATAGGAGAAAGAATCAAAAAGAGTAGAAATGATAGAGGATTATCTTTGAGAGAATTGGCGACAAAAGTGGAATTATCAGCTAGTTTTTTATCACAGATTGAACAAGGGAAAGCTTCTCCCTCTATTGAAAATTTAAAAAAAATTGCTACTTCTTTAGATGTAAAAGTTAGTTATCTAATAGAAGATGAAGAGGAGAGACAAAATACAGAGTTAGTGAGAAGAGATAACAGAAAATATATTGAAAGTTTAGACTCTAATACAAAGATGGCTCTTTTAACTACATCAAATATAGATAAAACAATGGAACCTATACTTTATGAAATAGGACCATTTGGTGAAAGTGGAAGAAGTTATTACAGTCATCATGGGGAAGAATTTATTTATATTATTGAAGGAAAATTAGATGTATATATAGACGACTTAATTCATAGTCTAAA
The window above is part of the uncultured Fusobacterium sp. genome. Proteins encoded here:
- a CDS encoding phosphatidylglycerophosphatase A — encoded protein: MDKKLVRNLGTWFGLGDMPKAPGTFGTLGGIPLFILLSFIRSFFPNNMIYNSFYFMFLMTFFALSVYVCDVCEREIFKKEDPQNVVIDEVLGYLTTLFLVNPVGIYQNAMAMGIAFVIFRFLDITKLGPIDRAQDLEKGVGVVLDDFLAGVIGNFIMVCIWTIFF
- a CDS encoding competence/damage-inducible protein A, whose protein sequence is MKVAVILVGTELLNGGMLDTNSIYIAQELNKYGMEMEFKITVRDFKDEIYRAIDYCKKNVDLIIMSGGLGPTIDDITKDVIADYVKKPLIVDPEELEELKEKFKRGGYTFTNINKKEVEKPQGAITFKNDVGMAPAVYIDDIVAFPGVPKELYNMLPKFLNWYAKEKNLLDDEIYIKDLITYGIAESLLDEAVREFFTEDGIYYEFLVKDYGVLIRLQSKMSEKNKVEKIIKKIYNKIGEFIFGEDNDRLEKKVVELIKEKNLTISTAESCTGGMLASKLIDVSGVSENFYEGIVSYSNEAKMKRLGVSKETLEKYGAVSEETAREMLMGLHTDIGLATTGIAGPNGGTEEKPVGLVYMGIKIKNKIYIEKKIFKGDRNKVRERTVSHTLFKLIKILNEDV
- a CDS encoding cupin domain-containing protein, which translates into the protein MSSIGERIKKSRNDRGLSLRELATKVELSASFLSQIEQGKASPSIENLKKIATSLDVKVSYLIEDEEERQNTELVRRDNRKYIESLDSNTKMALLTTSNIDKTMEPILYEIGPFGESGRSYYSHHGEEFIYIIEGKLDVYIDDLIHSLNEGDSLYFKSSQKHRFKNNTDKPTRAIWVVNPPTF